The Anabaena sp. PCC 7108 region CTCAAGCTGCTCAAATACTCCGTTCTGCGAAGTTTTTCAATGTCTCTGAGATCATTGGTGGTCTGAATGCATGGAAAGCTATCGGTGGTCCAACAGAAGGTATTATTGAATCCACCACTCCCGCAGATACAGACAATGATAATTTCGTATCTAGGATACAAACTCTCTTAGAAAAATAACAAAAATGAAATTCGTAATTAATAATTGAATTACAAATTACGAATTTATCACTGGCGCTGTATGAATTTTCAATTTTTGAAGAATGAATCCTCAATGTTCAAATAAATCTTTGAATTGCAACAAATCCAAAGACACGATTGTTGGCAAAACTTGAAAGCATTCTTGGGCTAGTTGCCAACGCCCTTCTCGTTGCAGCATTTGCGTCAGCTTTTGCTGTATCTTCAGTAGGTAACGAACATCATTGGCAGCATAATTCAGTTGGGCTTCAGATAAGTTAGCAGCGTTACCCCAATCAGAACTTTGAGAGCTTTTATCTAGTTCTACTTGTTCCAACTCTTGCACTACATCTTTAAGTCCGTGACGGTTAGTATAAGTACGGGCTAACTTACTGGCAATCTTGGTACAAAAAACAGGCTGAACCTTAATTTCTAGGTTGTGAAGCAAAGTAGCAACGTCAAAACGGGCAAAGTGAAATACTTTGAGGACATGGGTTGCTTCCAAGAGTTTTTTTAAATTTGGGGCTGTTGTTTGTCCTTTAGCGATGCGGATAGCTGTGACTTTTCCCTCTAGATTACACAACTGGACGAGACACAAGCGATCGCGCTGTGGTAGTAATCCCATTGTTTCGGTATCGACTGCGATTGCATCAGATTCTAAATACTGCGAGAGAGTAGCCTCATCGAGATCGTGATCGTTAACCTGAAAATCTGGTAATGTCATGAATGGTTCACAAAATAAATGATTGTGTCTAGCAGACAAATTATTCATCAGACACTACATCATTATTGTGCAAGAAATTCAGTAATAAAAACTATCTTGCGTTCAAAAATATTTGCGTGAGGTAGACTTCTCCTTTTGCATTAGTGGCTACACCGACTCCTGTCAGCTTGTATTTTCCTTGTATATTTTTCAGATGTCCAGGACTATTAAGCCAACCAATCACAGCTTGGTTAGCCGGATTGCTATATCCAATGTTAAAAGCCACATTTTCGGCTGCACTGTCCAGAGTCAGAGGGATGGCCTTGACTCTCTGTTCAAATCCATGATGACTAAACTTAACTACTCCTTTAGCCATGTTTTGACTGTGAATTCTAGCCTGCTGAGTAATATTGGCATTTAAAATTAAGTTTGGTAGTCCCTGAGAAGCCCGATATTGATTAATTTGCTCAAAAACTGATTTTTCTAGTTTAGTAGTTTGAAAATTAAGATTCGATATTGCTGCTTGACTAGAAGTATTCAATGACTGCTGATTTTGAGCGTTTTTTTTGGTAGAACTATTGCTGGTTACAGGGGCGGTCATGAATCCACTAGCAAAGACAAGCATACTTAAAGCGATGCCAAAAGCAGTTTGTCGAAACATAGAGAATTAAGTAGTGTATGGATTTATCAGACATATACTCTATCTTCTGATTCTGAGAATACATACCAGGATACTATTAAGTCTTCATGATCTGAGTAATTATCGACATTTTCAGAGTTATGAGTTTATTTTTATGACTATTGCATTTTACTTCTCTGAAAATCTGCCAATTTTATGACTTTTTCATCACCATAGTATCCATTGGTTGATGTCTCTGGTAGATGCCGCTGAAAATGTTCCTGAAACTACATTATTAATCAAAAAATCTCCAAAAAATAGTATCCACTGACAGATGTCGTGGACACTAAAACTCTCAGGAAAACATTTCTATAAAAACTGATCTGGTGTGAATGACTTACTAAGGAATTAGAAATTTTGCTACTGTTTGTACGTCTTTGTCACCCCTTCCAGAACAGTTGATGATAATTTTGGGACTACCGGCAAGTTGCGGACAGAGGGTTTCTAGATAAGCGATCGCATGAGAAGTTTCCAAAGCTGGTATAATCCCCTCTAATTTCGATAGCCGTTGGAATGCCTCCAAAGCCTCAGCATCGGTAACACTGTAATATTCAGCCCTGCCAATATCCTTCATATAGCTGTGTTCTGGACCCACACCAGGATAATCTAAACCAGCACTAATGGAGTGAGGTTCAATAACTTGTCCGTCATCATCTTGCAAAAGATAACTCATCGAACCATGCAATACACCAACTTGTCCTTTTGTCAAGGTAGCGGCGTGTTTGCCAGTATCCACACCTTCACCAGCAGCTTCCACTCCAATTAACCGCACAGATGGCTCTTTCACAAATTCGTGAAATAGTCCCATGGCATTAGAACCACCACCCACACAAGCCATGAGAATATCAGGTAAACCGCCCCATTTTTCTAATGCTTGAGCGCGGGTTTCTTCACCGATCACAGCATGAAAATCCCGTACCATCATCGGGTAAGGATGGGGACCAGCCACGGAACCGAGGATGTAATGGGTAGTTTCTACATTCGTTACCCAGTCCCGAATGGCTTCAGAAGTGGCATCTTTGAGAGTTCCCGTACCGGCAGACACTGGGCGAACTTCTGCCCCCATTAACCGCATTCTGAACACGTTTAAAGCTTGGCGTTCCATATCGTGAACACCCATATAAATCACACATTCCAAACCAAACCGAGCGCAAACTGTGGCCGTAGCTACGCCATGTTGTCCTGCACCGGTTTCCGCAATTACACGCTTTTTACCCATGCGCTTGGCTAATAATACCTGACCAAGAGCATTATTAATTTTATGTGCGCCAGTATGATTTAAATCTTCACGTTTTAAGTAAATTTGCGCTCCTGTACCATCAGGACGGGCATAATGAGCGGTGAGGCGTTCGGCAAAGTATAAAGGTGTAGCCCGTCCTACGTAATCTTTTAATAAACCTTGTAATTCGGCTTGAAAACCAGGTTCA contains the following coding sequences:
- a CDS encoding ribonuclease H-like domain-containing protein; protein product: MTLPDFQVNDHDLDEATLSQYLESDAIAVDTETMGLLPQRDRLCLVQLCNLEGKVTAIRIAKGQTTAPNLKKLLEATHVLKVFHFARFDVATLLHNLEIKVQPVFCTKIASKLARTYTNRHGLKDVVQELEQVELDKSSQSSDWGNAANLSEAQLNYAANDVRYLLKIQQKLTQMLQREGRWQLAQECFQVLPTIVSLDLLQFKDLFEH
- a CDS encoding CAP domain-containing protein; its protein translation is MFRQTAFGIALSMLVFASGFMTAPVTSNSSTKKNAQNQQSLNTSSQAAISNLNFQTTKLEKSVFEQINQYRASQGLPNLILNANITQQARIHSQNMAKGVVKFSHHGFEQRVKAIPLTLDSAAENVAFNIGYSNPANQAVIGWLNSPGHLKNIQGKYKLTGVGVATNAKGEVYLTQIFLNAR
- the trpB gene encoding tryptophan synthase subunit beta → MTITPLSPNFSQTASVPDTLGRFGRFGGKYVPETLMPALAELETAYQQYRHEPGFQAELQGLLKDYVGRATPLYFAERLTAHYARPDGTGAQIYLKREDLNHTGAHKINNALGQVLLAKRMGKKRVIAETGAGQHGVATATVCARFGLECVIYMGVHDMERQALNVFRMRLMGAEVRPVSAGTGTLKDATSEAIRDWVTNVETTHYILGSVAGPHPYPMMVRDFHAVIGEETRAQALEKWGGLPDILMACVGGGSNAMGLFHEFVKEPSVRLIGVEAAGEGVDTGKHAATLTKGQVGVLHGSMSYLLQDDDGQVIEPHSISAGLDYPGVGPEHSYMKDIGRAEYYSVTDAEALEAFQRLSKLEGIIPALETSHAIAYLETLCPQLAGSPKIIINCSGRGDKDVQTVAKFLIP